In the Channa argus isolate prfri chromosome 19, Channa argus male v1.0, whole genome shotgun sequence genome, GTTGAGTAAATGTGGACTGCTGTGGTAGATTGCTACAGCtacatctgccaaatgacttaatgtaaatatagaacaatttccaACCTGTTTTACTGCATTGACAGAAGTGTCACATCTTAGGGAGgggttattttcttttaaaattaagttaTCATTGTAAGagtaatactttaaaaaatcTTTCAGAACTAGTAtttaacaagaataaaaaacaaaaatcaagccagttttaaatttttttaaaaatttcaattaATAAGTTAAGTTTTTAGCTGTCCACTTGATGATAACATTGACCACTATtcagaagtaaataaaaagacatattCTAACCTAAATACCACACCAGATATACTAATCATTGTGCTCTCCTGTCCCCCATGTCCCACTGACTACCTTGAGGTGTTCCTGCTGGGTCAGATGACTCCCATGGCGGCCCCTGGATCCTCCTGACTGTGCTTCACAGCTCTTTTCCTGGTGTCTAAAGTGCTGCTGCTGGATCTGCTGCTGAAGATGCTGCTGGTGTCTAGTGTGGgaactctgctgctgctgctgctgctgctgctgttgttgttgttgttgttgttgttgatgttgttgatgCTGCGTCTGGGGCTGCTGTGGATGTGTCTGCTGTGGATGCTGTTGGTGTTGAGactgctgatgttgtgttggtTGTTGATGCTGCTGTGATTGTTGGTGTGACTGTTGCTGATGCTGCTgggactgctgctgctgcgtgtGCTGTTGATGTTGTGTCTGTTGTTGATGagaatgctgctgctgctgctgctggactcCAGACTTTTCCAGATGATGCTGCTTCTGTTGGAGGCCAGCAGGTGAAACAGTCTGACTGCCTCTGACAAGTTCACGCTTCTTCTGGgcatgttgctgctgttgctcttgttgctgctgctgaagcgCCCTCTGGTGTAGTGAGTGGCGTTGTGCAGGGTCAGGCTGTGTGAGGTGGTGCTGCAAATGATATAGATGGTGTCTCTGTTGCTCTTGTTGCTGTTTCATGTAAAGGTTCCCTCCCAGATGCTGACCAGGCTGTGTTAACGCATGCTGTGGATGGCACTGGGGGAGATGAAGCACCCCAGGCTGGTTCTGCTCAGGAGGACCTTGAGGAGGGCAGTGGCCGTCTGTGGGCCGAACTACTTGGCTCATAAAAGAATTTGTGGAGAAGAGAGGGCCTCCACCTTCTGAATTTATTCTAGTCATGACAGTAGAGGAGGTGGGCGCCAGCTGCCCCACCATCATCTGGCTGTGATCTGGTGTTTTGACATCCATATGACTAATAGTGCTAGCTGAGGGGGGGCAAGGTTTGGGTCGTTTTCCAGTGTTCAGCATTACCTCTTCTGGTGCCTGCCGCTTAGAGATGATTTTCACTTGTCGCTCGCCAACACCAACTCCAGTCTGAGCCCTCATTAATGCAGTCTTTAAGGGGGTGTATTCATTTGGCTGGGTTGCACCTGAGCAGGGTGACAGGGTATTATTTGGAGGTTGGGGTATATGGGTTGAGGTGCCCACAGGTGAGGGAACCGAGTGCTGATGGCCAGTCAGACTGGGAGAGCCAGGAAAGGGCTGCTGAGTCGAGCTGGGCCTGATAAGGTTATTGACACTGAGGCTAGCTACTGTGCCACTCTGTGAGCTCTGAGACTGGATCTGGGGGAGAGTCTGAGACTGGGAATAGGAGATGTTTTGGGGATGTCTGCTTCCATTAGGTCCACTTATAGACCCTTCCCCAGCCTGTCCTCTAACAGATACCTGGACAGTGGGTTTAACCGCTACTACATCCATAGGCTTATTCACTTTGGCCTGCTGTCCAGTTGAGGCCCTTTCTTTACTGCTAGACACTGATGGGGTTTGGGGTGGCTCCCATGTGGCTGTGCTGGGGTTTGCTGAAGCAGTGTTCTCCCCAGAGCAACTCCCATTCCTCCTTCCATGGCTATCCTGTTCAAGCATGGCCAAGGCCAGCATCTCTGCCTGCTCAGAGGTGAAAGTAAATGTTGCGAAGGAGCCTGATGAAGCACTAGTACTGTGGCCCTGGGGAAGCATAGATGCCACGGAAAAACCCCTGCCTCCTCCAGCCCCTGAAGACATGGGAGAATCTGTCTGTCTACTAGATGTCACTGAGTGCTCCACAGTTTGATTGTCAGGGTTAGTGTAGATCGGTTGAGATAGGGAAAAGTCCTTTCTAGTGGAAGTTTCAGTAGTGGTTGCCAACAAGccctctttctctgcttctgtggAAAGGTTCTCTTCCTGAGGCGCTTTGTCTTGCCCCTGGGGATGGGGTGATTTGACTTCCGCTTGATGTAAGGGAAGTTTGGACACGTTTATTTCAGTCTCTTGTGTTGGAGCTCTACTTGCAGTCATCCTTTTCCTGAATTCTGAACTTGCAGGGGTTGTAACAGCACTACGCGGTGAAAATGTTGATGTGGGTGGAGTGAGAGCCAGAGTTGTAGAGGCTGAAGTGGTGGGCTGAGGCTCACGTTTATTATTGGACAGAGAATCTTGGGTGTTCGTTTCCTGAGGATGAAATACCGAAATTGGTTTGGTAGCCTGATTTAATGCTTGTGGTAAGGACGCGGAGACACTGCTTTTGCAGACTGGAGTCAGACATGGAGTAGAAATAGTGGAAGATGTGTATTGAGCTTCAGTGTCACACGCAGAACTGACCATAGGTCTGCTCTGTCTAGAAACAGGAGTGGTGGACTTACTTTGTGTTGTGCTAATTTCTGTACTGGTAGCTGGTTGCTTAATTTCTGGAACTGAGATTTTGGTTACAGTTGAGTTGTTGCCAGTAACTACAGCTGGTTTGATTTCAGTGGCCACAGTTACACTAACTGATGGCTTCAGAGACACAGCACTAACAGTTGTAACCGTAGCTGCCATACCACCAGTGTTAGTGTGACTGCTGAATATAGCATCACTCTGAGATGCACTGCCAGAGGTTTTGCTCTGTGGATGAGACGGGTTAAATGCAGGTGGCTCACTAGATGAATTACAAGCAgtaatgttgtgtgtgttttgagtagAAGACATATTTTCTATAGCTTTATTGGTGTCTGCAGCTGTGACAGCTGTCGTACAGGTGGAGGGAATGTCTATGGCTTTTACAGTCGAGGACTGTAAAACTTGAGATACTGTAACTTGAACTATCTCACGCTCTCCTGTAGCAGCCATGGGCTTGGCGGAAACAGCAACGGTTGCATGTGCCTGACTGAGCTCTTTTTTCCTGGAAGGTTTagtccttttattttttgctctctTTGTAGTTAAAGTTGTTTGGATTCTCTTTCCTGTTGGCTTAGAAGTGTTAACTACCAATCTCGATATGGCAGGGCTCAAACAAGGGGTCTGGAGCTGGCGGGCAGGTAAAACAAATGTAGTACCAGGGACTGATGCAGAAGcaggaggctgctgctgctggagtaCTGATGACGGAGGAATTTGAGAATTACCATTGTAATCGAGAGATTGAGAGATGCTCTGGTTGAGACTGCTAAGTGCCCCTAAACTTTTCAGGGCCACATTGGTAGTTGGTTCCTCAGTTGTTGTGGGCTGGACCAGCTGAAGTGTACTCTGGCCCTGGGAGCTGGATTTGTCAGAGGTCTTCATGGGCTGCAAGGCAAATACCTGGCCATTCACAGTGATAGTCTGTGGGGTTGGAGGAACTGGTGGGGAAGAGGATACCTGGGTGACCTGAAGGGGACTGTTTACTTGAGCCTGAACAGGGCGTGGGAGAATGTGCACCAGCTGCTTCCCCCCAACACTCTGCAAGGATGTGGCAGAAACTGAACTGCCAGTTGTGGGTATTTGAGTGGACACTGCAGGTACTGCAGCAGGTACCACGCCAATCTGAGGGTTCTGAGGGGCAGGTGCAGGCTGATTGGGGGCCTGGATGATTACAATATGCTGACAGGGTGTCTGATTGGTAATCTCCTCCCTTACAATAGACGGAGCTGGGCAGGCACTAGCCTGCTGCAAAATGACCACACTTGGGTTGCTAGTACTCTGTGGTGATGTTATACCTGAGGCTGTTGGTCTGGTTGGATTGACCTGCAGCACCTGCATGGTCTGCAGAAGGGGTAGCACAGCAGCCTGTGGTTGAGGTACCAGGGCTGGCTGTGGCTGAGGAATGAGAGCTGTTGGAGGATGTGGAACTAGTGGTGCTGGCTGAAGTACAGCAGGCTGGGATTGTGACACGGCAGCAGGCTGGGCCACCACAGCTGGCTGGGGGAGAACAGCACACTGTGGCTGGGGGGCTAAGACAGACTGAGCCTGTACCTGGTTCAGGACTGCTGGCTGTAGCTGAGGTGGTTTCTGAAACGGCTTCCCATGAATGTGAGCTGTAATGGGTGCTTGCTGTACTGGCACACGTGGTTGCATCTGTATTTGAATGGGCTGAACTGAAGATCTGTTGCCTATTGGACACACAGTAACCTGTTGAACAGCCTGGGTGCCGTTGCTAACATCTGGTGTGGAGATACTCTGACAGACTGGCTGCACTGTGTTACCTGCCATCTGCAGTGTTGTCCAAGTTGTCTGTGTGCTCCCTGCTGCCCCACCTCTAAGAAGTGCTTGGCTGTCAGAAATAGCAGTGTAACTCGCAGTCCTGATGGCAGTGTCCTGTGTAACCCAAGAACAAACTTCAGTGCCCGTTTCTCTGGTTACACTTTGGGATGATGTAAGGAGATTGGACAAAGATGAAGCAACGTTTTCAGTGGGGGGTTGTGAAGCTGAAGTGGGTGCTGTGATAAGGGCCTGCGTTGGGACAAGAGGCTGTGGTTGCTGGGGCAGGGCAGTGGTGTCTGTAGGGATCTGAAGGGTTATGTAAGACACCGAGGGTGGCAGAGTGGTGGCTGCAGCTTGCGTAGACTGGGTGGGTGTGACTGTGGACCCAGGGAGAAGTGCAGGAGTAGAATTTGAAGTATTAACTTGCAGCAAGCTTCCATTAACCCTTAATCTGCCACTAATGTCAGATGATGGTTGAAAAATTAATGTTTCTGAAGGCAGTTTTCCTGGACTGCTTTCCTTCCCCGCTGGGCACATCACATTGCCGCTTGGATAGACGATGATCCCCTTTGGAAGTTGGTGAGTGGGAGGCACTTTTGCCACCTTGGCACAGCGCTGTTTTCCTTTCCAATGGATAGTGGGGTCCTCTAGAAGATTAATATCATGGGCTTTGAGAAGCTCGATGTAATGAGCGCTCTCTCTCCTCAGCTCCTCCAACTGACGCCGCAGCCGAAGGATCTCCTCCGCTGCAGAGATCAAGCACATATAACATCAATGatcttatatttaattatactGTAATCATTAAACCACATACTGAAATTTAACTGAGGATATAGCGCATGAGGTGTacaaatgaaatttaaatttcaCCTTGGACTTTATCTCCTCCTTCCAAAAGCATTGTATCATTTTGTTTCTTCAGTTCAGTAATGTAGCGAAAAGCCTGATCCAAGATCATGTTCTTACTCTAAAGATAAGGGGATAAGGGTTTCATATAAAACATGGCACATAAGTTAACTGGCCTCCATGAACCTTAACCTGACCACAAGAATAATTTCAGATTTCGTCCTACCTGTTTAAGAGCCTGAGAACATGGAAGAAGATTTCCGATGCGGTTAATTCCAGCAttaattttctctttcctgTGTCTCTCAACTAAATAAAGAAGAGACTAAACTTTACTATGAAGTTACATTTAGTCTGGTAAAGAAAGTCTCaacaaataattaatgtttaccAAGCAGCAAGGTTTGAACAGAAACATGGCAGGAGAGTTTATTTTACCTGCATTATGagattctttgtttttcttttttctgccaaacaaTGAAATAAGGCAACGTTTTCATTAAACTatccacatatttatttaaactattttcttgataatttaaaacaaaaacaacaaggaGCAGATAATCTCGAAAATACTTACTTGGGTTTACGACCAGGTGTCTGGGTTTCAGTCATCTCTGGCATCCTGCCTGAACAGTTGCCTGTGTGATATGGTCCCAGTCAACACATTTAACAGCTGGACCTTAACTACCTTCCGTGCGTGTCCTGCaattaaaacataaagcatTCGGACAGTGTCTGAATTATGAATAAGCTCCAACCAGCCATAtaacaccaaaaataaaaaggctttcGGTTTAGTCGTTCAGAAGCAACATTGTCATACATACAATTGGCTGCAgcaatagataaataaaaaccgTGTTAAGCTTCTACTACCAACTGATATTAGATGCTAACAAGCTGATGGATTTTAACCTAGCTTTACAGCTAACCATATTGATTTTTATATCCCCATCACAGCAAAGTTGTTATGTTTAATGGACTGCACAGACAGTTGCGATGAGTGAGTTCTTGTTTAAATAAACGTTTACATAATTATCCCGTAACTTGACCAGAAAGAAACAAGCAAACTGAACAAGTACCTATTGAGCTAGCTTACTCTTAGCGAGTTGGCTACTAGCTATCTTGGCTTACCGTTACCGACATAAAAATTGAGCTAATTAATAATAGATTTCTTGGCATCGCCGATGGTGGATGGATGCTAGGTTATTGGAAGGTATCGCCAACTAACCTGTAGACTCGGCATTTTGGAGACTGTCTGTCCCTCTGAGAACTTTAACAATATAAGCTAACTGTTAGCTAGTAAAGCATTCAGCTCAACTCATCTCTCAAAACAATTTAGATCTTCCTAACCCTGTTCAAAAAGGGGAGGGCTCTGGCTAAGATGACAACCAATGGCATTCCAGATATGATAGGATTTAGCCAATTACAGCGTGAAAGGGGGATCCCGGGGTTTAGCGAAAGCACATATAAGTGTATGCCGCACACCTTTCCATTAAGTattcaaacattaaattatagctctgtgtgttttagcTAAGATTCTTAGTGTACCACGAAGCAGAATAACACAGCTGTTTTACTGCAAATAGTAATTTATTTAGACGTTAAAAAGTCTTACAATATAGAGCTCCAGAAAAGATAAAATTCttcaaagaaaggaaaaacatgctTATACTACAATGGAGAGGACACAACTCTCCTTGCATGCAGAGGGGACAGAGCTTCCTCTGGGTAATACACTTTAAGACAAACCAAAACTTTCAAAACCAAGTAAAGGCGTGTATAACAACAGACACTGTCTGAGGCAGGAAGTTTGAGAAGACCATTTCTGCAAAGTGGCGACTTAAGGTGCCAAAGATGTTTAAGGTAAAACTTTTGAAACACTTCCATGTGTTTTGAGACACATATCCTCACACACCTTTATTATACTACTGAAATTAATACCCAAATCCAAACTGCATGGTCTGCAATAGCCAGTCTGTTATTGGGACATCCCCCATAAAACTGCAGAGTGTCCTCTGAAAGACATTcaatgtaattatatttaatttgtttttcatcagttAATGTTTTAACTCTTAGATGTTAACCCAGGAGAACCTCTGAAACATTTGCCATCTcgctgtaaaaaaaacaaacaaacaaaaaaaaacatttgaagggGAATTAAATTACTAGGCTAGAATATTTTGCAGGAATTAGGGGTGATCGCTTATTCCCATCACCTCAAAACCATTGAGCCTTCCAAGAAACCGTCCTGAGGATATACATTTCTGCTTTCCTCTCTAGACATGATATATCACCATACTGTTCAGACTCATTTTGCATGAACCCCAGAGTTCAGGTGGTGAGGTAATAGAGTTGTTTGTTCCATGTAACAACTCAAAGCATCACACGAAGCTGACCAGCTGGGAATTTGTGTCAGTGATGATctttcaaactgttttcttttgctc is a window encoding:
- the LOC137104693 gene encoding basic helix-loop-helix domain-containing protein USF3, with translation MPEMTETQTPGRKPKKKKNKESHNAVERHRKEKINAGINRIGNLLPCSQALKQSKNMILDQAFRYITELKKQNDTMLLEGGDKVQAEEILRLRRQLEELRRESAHYIELLKAHDINLLEDPTIHWKGKQRCAKVAKVPPTHQLPKGIIVYPSGNVMCPAGKESSPGKLPSETLIFQPSSDISGRLRVNGSLLQVNTSNSTPALLPGSTVTPTQSTQAAATTLPPSVSYITLQIPTDTTALPQQPQPLVPTQALITAPTSASQPPTENVASSLSNLLTSSQSVTRETGTEVCSWVTQDTAIRTASYTAISDSQALLRGGAAGSTQTTWTTLQMAGNTVQPVCQSISTPDVSNGTQAVQQVTVCPIGNRSSVQPIQIQMQPRVPVQQAPITAHIHGKPFQKPPQLQPAVLNQVQAQSVLAPQPQCAVLPQPAVVAQPAAVSQSQPAVLQPAPLVPHPPTALIPQPQPALVPQPQAAVLPLLQTMQVLQVNPTRPTASGITSPQSTSNPSVVILQQASACPAPSIVREEITNQTPCQHIVIIQAPNQPAPAPQNPQIGVVPAAVPAVSTQIPTTGSSVSATSLQSVGGKQLVHILPRPVQAQVNSPLQVTQVSSSPPVPPTPQTITVNGQVFALQPMKTSDKSSSQGQSTLQLVQPTTTEEPTTNVALKSLGALSSLNQSISQSLDYNGNSQIPPSSVLQQQQPPASASVPGTTFVLPARQLQTPCLSPAISRLVVNTSKPTGKRIQTTLTTKRAKNKRTKPSRKKELSQAHATVAVSAKPMAATGEREIVQVTVSQVLQSSTVKAIDIPSTCTTAVTAADTNKAIENMSSTQNTHNITACNSSSEPPAFNPSHPQSKTSGSASQSDAIFSSHTNTGGMAATVTTVSAVSLKPSVSVTVATEIKPAVVTGNNSTVTKISVPEIKQPATSTEISTTQSKSTTPVSRQSRPMVSSACDTEAQYTSSTISTPCLTPVCKSSVSASLPQALNQATKPISVFHPQETNTQDSLSNNKREPQPTTSASTTLALTPPTSTFSPRSAVTTPASSEFRKRMTASRAPTQETEINVSKLPLHQAEVKSPHPQGQDKAPQEENLSTEAEKEGLLATTTETSTRKDFSLSQPIYTNPDNQTVEHSVTSSRQTDSPMSSGAGGGRGFSVASMLPQGHSTSASSGSFATFTFTSEQAEMLALAMLEQDSHGRRNGSCSGENTASANPSTATWEPPQTPSVSSSKERASTGQQAKVNKPMDVVAVKPTVQVSVRGQAGEGSISGPNGSRHPQNISYSQSQTLPQIQSQSSQSGTVASLSVNNLIRPSSTQQPFPGSPSLTGHQHSVPSPVGTSTHIPQPPNNTLSPCSGATQPNEYTPLKTALMRAQTGVGVGERQVKIISKRQAPEEVMLNTGKRPKPCPPSASTISHMDVKTPDHSQMMVGQLAPTSSTVMTRINSEGGGPLFSTNSFMSQVVRPTDGHCPPQGPPEQNQPGVLHLPQCHPQHALTQPGQHLGGNLYMKQQQEQQRHHLYHLQHHLTQPDPAQRHSLHQRALQQQQQEQQQQHAQKKRELVRGSQTVSPAGLQQKQHHLEKSGVQQQQQQHSHQQQTQHQQHTQQQQSQQHQQQSHQQSQQHQQPTQHQQSQHQQHPQQTHPQQPQTQHQQHQQQQQQQQQQQQQQQQQSSHTRHQQHLQQQIQQQHFRHQEKSCEAQSGGSRGRHGSHLTQQEHLKPGQDHNAMQRMISSRTLEQQLISPPSNPVSRSSDLACAPSRHRVSNYSAEALIGKSPTSGEQQQRMGLHLQPGRGATQEQADLRGYLDTSRGKANIAHNPQSRLPSDHPGSADVQRVSECPPFKAMGGGGGGHQLSGFEAQVSRGSDMTTKSVPPSQRGPQGQQQGGFRMAAVPPGDGRTRGGYNVTHPGSQGVQVGPGVPREQDGCHQSFMQSLLSPHHTEQSNHQRAVQCCPPVSMEYSCMPGSSLGDIQAKASSPSVPQTQKPPTMRVEGNKGHISQVSSNMHGGPGVRAGLPHPPPPHSNSEPSRSSAPSRPPTAVSQHSRHIARDTQPTKLRPGDRPRSGALRPSNPFEPEGHLPLPSGGGVLLSRPQSGGDARRSTIVRFMTDSAQVPNENNLVPDQHITQNFGFSFIPDGGMNPPINANSTFMPPVSQPSASRTPSILPVEPQNTLPSFYPSYSPAAHPSLPSDVTLQYFPNQMFTSPSADKGSAPPLNNRFGSILSPPRPVGFGQPSFPLLPDMPPMPIANSSGITPHISNFSLTSLFPEIATGMPTDGSAMPMSPLLSLSNTSSADSGKQPNRPAHNISHILGHDGSSAV